The DNA region CGCGCCGCGATCCAGCCCGCGTGGCTCGCGGCGAAGCGCTGCGCCGTGTTGATGGCGGTGCGGCTCGGCAGGGTGATCACCGCCTCGCCGGTGGCGGCCGAGACGCGGAGCGTGATGCGGCGGGCGGTCGGCCGCCGACGGAGGGCGATGCGGAGGCTGGCCCCCTCGTGCTGGACCTCAAGATGATCGGGATCGGGGCGACGCAGCAGCGCGAGGGGCATGCGCGACTTCTAGCTGGGCCGGGCTCGAGGCTCCAGATCCTGTCGTCCTGAATCGCCACGGCGACCTCAGCCGGCGAGGGCCCGGGTCCAGACGTCGGTCTCGGGGAGGACGAGGAGCGCCGCGGCGGCCAGGGCGATCCCGTACGGGATCCCGGTCTTGGCGTCGTGCAGGTGCAGGGCGAACGGCATGCGCGCGATCCGGACAGGCAGCGGGTGCGTCCGCGCGAACAGGATCGCCAGGGTCAGGGCGCCGCCGAACACCGAGGCCACCAGCAGGTAGTCGCCGAGGCCGTCGAAGCCGAGCCACAGGGCCGTGGCGGCCGCGAGCTTCGCGTCGCCGCCGCCGATGATGCCGAAGGCGAACAGCGTGAACGTGACGAGGAGGACGACCGCTCCGGCGGCGCAGTGGAATCCGATCTCGGTCCAGCTCATCGAGCTCGTCAGGGCCAGCAGCGCGAACCCGGCCACGAGAGCGAGGGAGATCCGGTTCGGGATCAACATGGTGAGCAGGTCGCTGGCGGCCGCGTAGGCCATCAGGAAGGGGAACAGGATCAGAAGGCCGAAACCGGCCGGGCCCAGACCCATCAGTCCCAGGCCTGCCGTCGCTGAACCGACCATCTCGGCGCCCATCTCGTCGAAGCCTGTCGCGTCAGGGGGTTCGATCCGACCCAGCGGTCTCGCTGCCGGTCCGGATCTCGGATGTGCCGGGCGGCGAGCGCCGCCGCGAAGAACGACGATCCCGGCAGGCCGAGAACCCCCGCCTCTCTCCGAGTCTCGGCGAGAGGCAGGATGTCTCGAACCTGCCGCAGATCGGATCGATCTCGATCAGTTCAGGTTGCCGGAGATCTGGCTGAACTTGCTGGTCAGGCTGGTGCCGACGGTCTTCAGCGCGGTGATGATGGCCACGGCGATGAGGGCCGCGATCATGCCGTACTCGATGGCGGTGGCGCCGGACTCGTCCGAAGCAAAACGCGTGAACAGGGTCTTCATAGAGGGTGATCCTTCGATCAACACAGAGCGAGATAAAACTTGCGCGATGCCCGATGAAGAATTTTCAGGTCTCGATCGGCGGCCTGCACAGACTGCCGATTACGCCTTGAAAATCGGTTAAATCGATCCCGCACCGACGTAAAAGGCCGTCTCGCTGCGAGTTTGGTGAAGGTTGGGTTTCACCGATACGGCACAGTGCCGCGACTTGGTCTTGCTTAGCGCTTCCTTCACGGGTTCCGCGCTAGCCTCGGGCCTCGGGTCGGATCTCGTGGACCGCCCGCCGCCTTGAGGAACCCCGATGCGCCGCATCCTGTCGATCGCGGGCCGAGCCGGCCTCGTCGTCCTGCTGACGGGCGCCGCGGCCGCGGCCGGGCAGCCCGATCTCCTGCCCGTCGTGACCGTCCTCGTGGACAACGCCAAGGTGCTCCGCCTGCCGGAGAAGACGTCGACCGTCATCGTCGGGAACCCGATCATCGCCGAGGTGACGCCGCAGAAGAACGGCGTCCTCGTGCTCACCGGCAAGAGCTTCGGCTCCACCAACCTGATCGCCCTCGACAACGGCGGCGCCATGATCGCCGAGACCACCATCCGGGTCGAGGCGTCGCGGGACTCGACGATCACGGTGCAGCGCGGTCTCGATCGGGAATCCCTGTCCTGCACGCCGAGCTGCCAGCCGTCGGTGCAGCTCGGCGACTCGGCCAGCTATTTCGGTGCGACGAGCGGCCAGGCCGATGCCCGACGCAAGCTCGCGACCGGCGGCGGCGGCGCGGTTCCTGCGGGCGATCACTGATCGGGCCGGAGTTCCACCGCGACACCGGCCGCGACCTGGGGCAGGATCCCCCGGCCCTCGCCGATTCGCCGCGATGCCGCGGGGGCGATGACGCCAGGGAGACGTCGAGGCCGATGTCCGCCATCACCCGCAACCCGCCGCCGCCCGCCGTCGACCCGACGGTGCTGGCAGCGTTCCGCGACGTCTCGACGGCCACGATCAGCGACTGCCTGGCGCGGATGCCGGTCCTGGCCGGGCTGCGCCCGTTCCACCGCGGCGGTTCGCTCGTCGGCACGGCCTTCACGGTCCGCGTCCGAAGCGGCGACAACCTGGCCATCCATCAGGCTCTGGAGGAGGTTCGCCCCGGCGACGTGATCGTGGTCGACGGCGGCGGCGACACGGGCCGCGCGCTGGTGGGCGACATCATGAAGGCCATCGCCGAGAGCCGGGGCGTGGTCGGATTCGTGATCGACGGCGCCGTGCGCGACACGACGGCCTTCGCGGGCTCGACCTTTCCCTGCTACGCCCGCGACGCGACGCCGCGGGGGCCGTTCAAGACCGGTCCCGGCGCGATCAACGTGCCGGTCTGCGTCGGAGGCTGGACGGTGAACCCGGGCGACGTGGTGGTCGGCGACGCCGACGGCGTCGTGTCCTTCCCGCCCAGCGACGCGGCGGCCCTGCTCGACGCCGCGCGGGCGCAGGCGGCCCGCGAGGCGGAGGTTTTGGAGCAGATCCGGGCCGGTCGCTACGACGGCCGCTACGCCCGGGTGGCGCAGGGCTGATCGGGCCGGTCCCGCTCGGGCGCGTGCAGGCGCTGCCACAGGGCATCGGCCGCGCCGCCTCGGCTCTCCCGCACCCGGAACAGCCGGATCTCCACCGGAACGTCCAGCTCTTCCGGACCTGCCCGAACGAGCCGTCCGCGGGCAATCGCCGCTTCCGCGAGTGTCGCCGGGAGCCACGCGACTCCGTCGCCGTCCTGAGCCATGGTCATCAGCGTCGCCGCCAGGTGGGACGTGAAGGCCGGCGCGTGGCCGGCCGCCACCCCGCTCGCCGCGAGGATCCGGCCGAGCCCCGAGGCCTCGCCGTAGGCGAGATAGCGGACAGCCCCGGTCAGGGGCCAGAGCGGCGCCCCGCCGGATGTCGGCGCGCAGAGCGGCACCAGGCTGTCCGCGCCGACCGGGACGGACTCGCAGCGGCCATCTTCGAGGCGGCTGGGAAGGTCCGCGCGATGGTGGCACAGGAGCAGCTGCACCTCGCCGGCCAGCAGGATCGCCTCGCAGGCCGCCATGCTGTCCGAGACCAGGTTGAGGGTACCGAGCGCCTCGAAGGGCGCGTGCTGCCGGATCCAGCCCGGAAAGAACGTGAACGACAGCGCGTGCGTGGCCGCGATCGCGAGGCTCGCGTCCGCGCGCGCACCGGCCGCCCGGGCCTCACGGCGCGCCCGATCCAGGCCCCGCATCAGGTCCTCGGCGTCCGGTTGGAAACGCGCTCCGGCGGCGGTCAGGATCGCCCCCTGGGCGCTCCGCAGGAACAGCGGCGTCCCGACCCACTCCTCCAGCGCGCGGATCCGTCGGCTGAAGGCCGGCTGCGTCACGTGCCGGGCCTCGGCGGCCCGCGAGAAGGTCCGGTGCTCGGCGAGCGCGAGGAAATCCCTCACCCAGTCCAGATCCATGGCGCGCCTCTCCGACAGGACCGGGCCGATGCCGTCTGCGCATCGCGCGCTCCGGAAACGGCATTGGCTGCCCGGGTGCGGCCGACGCTATGGCACCGGGACGCACCGGGGAGACAGCCATGCGCATCGTCGACGTCCGCGAGGTCACCAAGCCGATCGCCTCGCCGATCCGCAACGCCTACATCGACTTCTCGAAGATGACCACGAGCCTCGTCGCGGTGGTCACCGACGTGGTGCGCGACGGCCGGCGGGTCGTCGGCTACGGCTTCAACTCCAACGGTCGCTACGGCCAGGGCGGCCTGATCCGCGAGCGCTTCCGCGACCGGATCCTGGAGGCCGATCCGGACAGTCTCCTCGTCGACGCGGGCGACAACCTCGACCCGCACCGGATCTGGGCCGCCATGATGCGCAACGAGAAGCCCGGCGGCCACGGCGAGCGCTCGGTGGCGGTGGGCACCCTCGACATGGCGATCTGGGACGCGGCGGCGAAGATCGCCGGGAAGCCGCTGTTCCGGATGCTCGCCGAGCGGAACGGCGTCGCCGCCAACCCGCGGGTCTTCGTCTACGCGGCGGGCGGCTACTACTACCCCGGCAAGGACGATTCCGCCCTCCGTGCCGAGATGCGCGGCTATCTCGACCGCGGCTACAATGTCGTGAAGATGAAGATCGGCGGCGCGCCGATCGACGAGGACCGGCGCCGGATCGAGGCCGTGCTCGCCGAGATCGACGGACGGGGCCGCCTCGCGGTGGACGCCAATGGCCGCCTCGATCTCGAGACCGCCATCGCGTACGCGCGGATGCTGCGTCAGTACCCGCTGTACTGGTACGAGGAGGCGGGCGACCCGCTGGACTACGCCCTTCAGGCGGCGCTCGCACCCCATTATCCCGGGCCGATGGCCACCGGCGAGAACCTGTTCTCGCACCAGGATGCGCGCAATCTCCTGCGCTACGGCAACATGCGGCCCGACCGCGACTGGCTGCAGTTCGACTGCGCCCTGTCGTACGGGCTGGTGGAGTACCTGCGCATCCTCGAGGTGCTGGCCGAATTCGGCTGGTCGCCCTCCCGCTGCGTCCCGCATGGCGGGCACCAGATGTCGCTCAACATCGCGGCCGGCCTCGGCCTCGGCGGCAACGAGAGCTACCCGGACCTGTTCCAGCCCTACGGCGGCTTTCCCGACGGGGTGCGGGTCGAGGACGGTCACATCACCATGCCGGACCTGCCGGGCATCGGTTTCGAGGGCAAGTCGGACCTGATCGCGGAGATGCGCGCCCTCGCGGCGTAGCGCGCCGATCCGGCCGGCCTTGCGGAGCGCGGCGCCCCGGTGGACGATGGCGCCATGGATTCCGGCCCCCTCACCTACGCGATCGGCGACGTCCACGGCTGCGCCGCCCTCCTCGACGCGCTGCTGGAGCGGATCGCCGACCACGCGGGCGACCGACCCCACCGGCTGGTCTTCCTCGGGGACTACATCGACCGCGGTCCCGACAGCGCCGCGGTGCTCCGCACCGTGAGCCGCCTGAACTGGGCCGAGCCGGAGCGCGTCGTCTGCCTGATGGGCAATCACGAGCGGATGCTGCTCGACGCGCTCCAGACGCGAAGCGCGGCCGCGCACTGGATGTACAACGGCGGGGAGGCGACGCTCGACTCGTTCGGCGCGCGGGACCCCGCCGGCCTGCCCCGGGACACCCTCGACTGGATCGAGGCGCTCCCGACGCTGCACGGTGACGGCGCCCACTGGTACGTGCATGCCGGCCTGCGACCCGGCGCGGACGCCCTCGATTCGGACGCGCACGATCGCCTGTGGATCCGCGAGCCGTTCCTCGAGGGCGACCACGATTTCGGGCGGCACGTGGTCCACGGCCACACGCCGCAGCGGAGCGGGCGCCCGGAGGTTCGCCGGTTCCGCACCAATCTCGACACCGCGGCCGTCTACGGCGGCACCCTCACCGCCGGCATCTTCTCGGACGCGCAGGGACCGGCCCTGGAGTTCCTGCAGGTGAGAGCAGCCTAGGGGGCGAAGTCGCCGTCATTGCGAGCGGAGCGAAGCAACCCGGGGCTGCCCGCATCACTCGGCCTGGCGCCGTCCGGATCGCTTCGCTCCGCTCGCAAAGACGGTGGCCGGCGGGCCACCGGTCGGAGCCGTCAGACGCCGCGCCGCGCCGGCACGAGCGCGCAGAGGATC from Methylobacterium sp. NMS14P includes:
- a CDS encoding A24 family peptidase, encoding MVGSATAGLGLMGLGPAGFGLLILFPFLMAYAAASDLLTMLIPNRISLALVAGFALLALTSSMSWTEIGFHCAAGAVVLLVTFTLFAFGIIGGGDAKLAAATALWLGFDGLGDYLLVASVFGGALTLAILFARTHPLPVRIARMPFALHLHDAKTGIPYGIALAAAALLVLPETDVWTRALAG
- a CDS encoding LysR family transcriptional regulator, with translation MDLDWVRDFLALAEHRTFSRAAEARHVTQPAFSRRIRALEEWVGTPLFLRSAQGAILTAAGARFQPDAEDLMRGLDRARREARAAGARADASLAIAATHALSFTFFPGWIRQHAPFEALGTLNLVSDSMAACEAILLAGEVQLLLCHHRADLPSRLEDGRCESVPVGADSLVPLCAPTSGGAPLWPLTGAVRYLAYGEASGLGRILAASGVAAGHAPAFTSHLAATLMTMAQDGDGVAWLPATLAEAAIARGRLVRAGPEELDVPVEIRLFRVRESRGGAADALWQRLHAPERDRPDQPCATRA
- a CDS encoding RraA family protein, with product MSAITRNPPPPAVDPTVLAAFRDVSTATISDCLARMPVLAGLRPFHRGGSLVGTAFTVRVRSGDNLAIHQALEEVRPGDVIVVDGGGDTGRALVGDIMKAIAESRGVVGFVIDGAVRDTTAFAGSTFPCYARDATPRGPFKTGPGAINVPVCVGGWTVNPGDVVVGDADGVVSFPPSDAAALLDAARAQAAREAEVLEQIRAGRYDGRYARVAQG
- a CDS encoding metallophosphoesterase family protein; its protein translation is MDSGPLTYAIGDVHGCAALLDALLERIADHAGDRPHRLVFLGDYIDRGPDSAAVLRTVSRLNWAEPERVVCLMGNHERMLLDALQTRSAAAHWMYNGGEATLDSFGARDPAGLPRDTLDWIEALPTLHGDGAHWYVHAGLRPGADALDSDAHDRLWIREPFLEGDHDFGRHVVHGHTPQRSGRPEVRRFRTNLDTAAVYGGTLTAGIFSDAQGPALEFLQVRAA
- a CDS encoding mandelate racemase/muconate lactonizing enzyme family protein, whose product is MRIVDVREVTKPIASPIRNAYIDFSKMTTSLVAVVTDVVRDGRRVVGYGFNSNGRYGQGGLIRERFRDRILEADPDSLLVDAGDNLDPHRIWAAMMRNEKPGGHGERSVAVGTLDMAIWDAAAKIAGKPLFRMLAERNGVAANPRVFVYAAGGYYYPGKDDSALRAEMRGYLDRGYNVVKMKIGGAPIDEDRRRIEAVLAEIDGRGRLAVDANGRLDLETAIAYARMLRQYPLYWYEEAGDPLDYALQAALAPHYPGPMATGENLFSHQDARNLLRYGNMRPDRDWLQFDCALSYGLVEYLRILEVLAEFGWSPSRCVPHGGHQMSLNIAAGLGLGGNESYPDLFQPYGGFPDGVRVEDGHITMPDLPGIGFEGKSDLIAEMRALAA
- a CDS encoding Flp family type IVb pilin; this encodes MKTLFTRFASDESGATAIEYGMIAALIAVAIITALKTVGTSLTSKFSQISGNLN
- a CDS encoding pilus assembly protein N-terminal domain-containing protein; this encodes MRRILSIAGRAGLVVLLTGAAAAAGQPDLLPVVTVLVDNAKVLRLPEKTSTVIVGNPIIAEVTPQKNGVLVLTGKSFGSTNLIALDNGGAMIAETTIRVEASRDSTITVQRGLDRESLSCTPSCQPSVQLGDSASYFGATSGQADARRKLATGGGGAVPAGDH